From Solanum lycopersicum chromosome 8, SLM_r2.1, the proteins below share one genomic window:
- the LOC138337880 gene encoding pre-rRNA-processing protein ESF2-like, translated as MIERVQGKIEEEEEEEEEEEEEEEEEEEEEEEEEEEEEEEEEEEEVGDEGDLRGRRRESLRITFCSRVLRSKGKDQKGGRTELSAHRRDVTRSCALSPNDPEHGDTYTTHEYDNDVSKG; from the exons atgattgaaaGAGTACAAGGaaagatagaagaagaagaggaagaagaggaagaagaagaagaggaagaggaagaagaggaagaagaggaagaggaagaggaagaagaggaagaagaagaagaagaagaagaagaagttgggGACGAGGGTGACCtacgaggaagaagaagagaaa GTTTGAGGATCACCTTTTGTTCCAGAGTGTTAAGGTCTAAAGGAAAGGATCAGAAAGGCGGAAGAACAGAGCTCTCGGCACATCGCCGAGATGTTACGCGAAGTTGTGCCTTGTCTCCTAATGATCCAGAACATGGAGATACTTACACTACGCACGAATATGACAATGACGTTTCAAAGGGTTGA